Genomic DNA from Niallia circulans:
TCATCTGTTTTCCCCCATTTATCTATAGAATGTGAATCATATATTCTCATCACTTACTTCAAGCTTTTTGGATCCATTGCATCACGCAGTCCGTCACCCATGAAGTTAATCGATAGAACGGAAAGTAAAATCATGATACCAGGAGGAATCCACAGCCATGGCTGTGATGCCAATACCGTAATTGATTGTGCTTCAGTCAACATATTGCCCCAACTTGCTGTTGGCGGCTGAACCCCCATGCCGAGAAAACTTAAGGAAGCCTCCATAATAATCGCAGAAGCAATACCGAATGTTGCATTTACTAGAATTGGAGCAATACAGTTTGGCAGTATGTGCTGGAACACGATTTTCGGTGTTGAGAATCCTAACGCGACTCCTGCCTTAACATAGTCCATTTCCTTAATGGAAAGAACACTCCCTCTCACAAGCCTTGCAATGGACGGCCAACCGAGCAGGCCTAAAACAAGGATAACGTTAATTAGCTTCGGTCCCATGATGCTAACCAAAACAAGGATAACCATCAAATATGGGAAAGACATGAATACATCTGTTAAGC
This window encodes:
- the opp4C gene encoding oligopeptide ABC transporter permease: MSIPNAKLGTELPINQMPVAVKEELGNEESYLKLITKRFFKHKLAVVGMIIFSLIVLMALFAPLIAPHNPYAVEGEFAAAPSSEHLLGTDEVGRDLFSRLIYAARVSLSVGVGAVAIYVAIGTVLGAIAGYFGKWVDMVIMRLTDVFMSFPYLMVILVLVSIMGPKLINVILVLGLLGWPSIARLVRGSVLSIKEMDYVKAGVALGFSTPKIVFQHILPNCIAPILVNATFGIASAIIMEASLSFLGMGVQPPTASWGNMLTEAQSITVLASQPWLWIPPGIMILLSVLSINFMGDGLRDAMDPKSLK